In Bradyrhizobium sp. 170, the DNA window CAATCCATCAGTCATATCGATCATCGACGATGATGACTCGGTTCGCGCCGCCACCCGGAATCTCGTCAGGTCGCTTGGCTACGTCGTCCATACTTTTGCCTCGGCCGGAGATTTCCTGCGATCGCCCCACCTCAACGAAACATCGTGCGTGATAACCGATGTCAGAATGCCGGAGATGAGCGGGCTCGATCTGCAAGCCCACCTGCTGGCCAAGGGCCGGACCTTTCCCTTCATTTTCGTCACGGCCTTTTCCGTCGAAAGCGATCGCGACCGGGCCCTGAAGGCGGGAGCAACCTGCTTCCTGAGCAAACCATTCGACGGGGAGACCCTGATCGAATGCCTCGAAACCGCGCTGGCTCAGAACGGCGCGGCAGCGAGCAAATGAGCCGATCCGGCGCTGCGCGAGCCGTCTATACGCAAGGATGATCTCGCCAAACATCTAGACAGGTTGAATAAACAGGGTGGCGGCGCGAGACTTCGCATTGTCGCTCCTCGAGAGAACGAGGCGGCAGCAATGCATCACATTTTGATCGGCAAGTGGCAATTCCTCAGAAGGAGGTCGCCATGCTTTTAGAACCGCGCTGCTCTCATTGCGACAGTGAGGCCCCGAAAATCATCTCGCTGCGGGATCCTGTACGTGAACGCTACTGCGGACGCTTCTGTCTCGACAAGGGTCACGAGAATTTCATTCGCTGGATACGACGTACGAATGCGGAGGTCGCGTCATGACCAATTGCTGCGGAAATCCGGAATGCAAGCGCCCCTTCGGGCTGGTTCGGCGCAGCTGGTACTTCGAACAGTTCTGCTCGACGAAGTGCCGCGAGATCTACCGGCGGCAGCTGGAGCGCAACCGGGCCTATTGGAAATGGCTCTACAAATGCCCCGAGCCGTCGGTCACGGGAAGAAGCTGATCCGGCCACGGGGTGGAGCGGACGCCCAAGGAGCGATCATGACGACAGTGTATGCGATGCTGGTGGGCGCGATACTGGCCTGGGCACCCACAATTCTTGTGTTCATCTATATCGTGCGGGACATGCGAAACACACGAAGCCTCGATTAGCTGAAGTCTCGATTAAACTTGTGACGGGCCCTCAAGCACACCCCCCAGCCGCTTGATCGACCCGTCCCTTTTTTGAATCCGAGCGCCCTCGTGCTGCAACAGCCAGCGCTTGCGCTCCAGCCCACCGCCGTACTTCACCAGCGACCCGTTGGCGCCGATCAGGCGGTGACAGGGCAGGACGACGCTGATCGGATTGGAGCCGTTGGCGTGGCCGACGGCGCGAACGGCTTTGGGCATCCTGAGCTTCGCGGCGAGCGCCCCATAGCTCAGCGTCGTGCCTGCGGGAATCCGGGGCAACGCGTTCCAGACATTTGCTGGAACGGCGTGCCGGCAACGCGCCATTCGATCGCGGCGAGACGGTCGAGGTCGCCCTTGAAATAGCCGGTCAATGCGGCACGCAGCTCGCGCGGCGCCCGAGCGTTCTTCAAATTCACCGCGCCATAATGCAGGCGCAGCAACTGCTTCATGCGTGGCTCATAATCCTCCCAGTCCAGCGCGCGGAGCAGGCCGTCCGCATCGCTGACCAATAGCGCCGTCCCGATGGGCGTTGGCAGGCGGTCGAGGTTGAAGCTCTCTGGCATCGTCATTCCTGAAAAATATCGGCAGGCGTCCCGCACTTTTCACGCGTGCCGTGCTAGCGTCCACCCGAATTCCGCTGCCGGTTGGGGGGCCGCAACATGATCTTCATCGCCAATTTTCTGGTCGCGGTGGTTGCCGCGCTGCATGTGTTCTTTCTCGTGCTGGAGATGTTTCTCTGGGACAAGCCGCTGGGCCTGAAGGTCTTCCGCAACGAAATCGAGAAGGCAAGGGATTCTGCGGTGCTGGCCGCCAACCAGGGCCTGTATAACGGCTTCCTCGCCGCGGGCCTCGTCTGGGGCCTGCTCCACCCCAATCCGGGCTTCGCCTTCCAGATCAAGGTGTTCTTTCTGCTCTGCGTGATCGTGGCAGGCGCCTATGGCGCGGCGACCGTCAGCCGCCGGATCCTCTACGTGCAGGCCGCGCCCGCGGCGCTCGCTTTGGTCCTGCTCTGGCTGGCTTGAGAGGTTCACCTTTCCGTCACTGCCTTGCGTTGCCAAATCCGTTCCGCCACACTCGCTGGCAACGATGACGGCTGGCCATCCGAACCGATGACCGGACACGATCATCGGTCAACACAACGGAGGCAGCGACATGAGAAGTGGCATTCTTCATCTGCTTGCAGGCGCGGCGGTTGCGATCGCGCTATCGGCGACATCCGCAAGCGCGCAGAAGAAGTACGATACCGGCGCGAGCGACACCGAGATCAAGATCGGCCAGACCGTTCCATTCTCAGGCCCGGCGTCGGCCTATGCCGGCATCGGCAAGACGCAGGCTGCCTATATGCGGATGATCAACGAAAAGGGCGGCATCAACGGCCGCAAGGTCAACCTCATTCAGTATGACGACGCCTACTCGCCGCCGAAGGCCGTCGAGCAGGTTCGCAAGCTGGTCGAGGGCGACGAGGTGCTGCTCACCTTCCAGATTATCGGCACGCCGTCGAACGCCGCCGTCCAGAAATATCTCAATTCGAAGAAGGTGCCGCAGCTATTGGCGGCGACCGGTGCATCGAAATTCACCGACCCGAAGAACTTCCCCTGGACGATGGGCTACAATCCCAACTACCAGTCCGAGGGGCGTATCTACGGGCAGTACATTCTGAAGAACCACCCCAACGCCAAGATCGGCATCCTCTATCAGAACGACGATCTCGGCCGCGATTATGTCACCGGCCTGAAGGAAGCCCTCGGCGCCAAGGCCGCGTCGATGATCGTCGCCGAAACCTCCTATGAGCTGACCGATCCGACCATCGACTCGCAGATCGTCAAATTGAAAGCAGCCGGCGCCGACCTGCTCTACGACGCTTCGACGCCCAAATTTGCCGCCCAGGCCATCAAGAAGGTTGCCGACCTCGGCTGGAAACCGGTCCACATCCTCGACATCAATGCGAGCCCGGTCTCCGCGACGCTCAGGCCCGCTGGCCTCGATATTTCAAAGGACATCATCTCAACCAACTACGGCAAGGATCCGGGCGATCCGCAGTGGAAGGACGATGCCGGCATGAAGGCCTATTTCGCCTTCATGGACAAATATTATCCTGAAGGCGACAAGCAAAACACGGTCAACATTTACGGCTATGGGACCGCGGAGCTGTTGGTGCATATTCTGCAGCAATGCGGCGACGATCTCACCCGCGAAAACATCATGAAGCAGGCAACCAGCCTGAAGAACGTTGTTGGCAGCCTGTCGCTACCTGGCATGGTCATCAATACTTCGCCTACCGACTACCGCATCAACAAGCAGATGCAGATGATGAAATTCAACGGCGAGCGCTGGGAACTGTTCGGCCCGATCATCGAGGATGCCGGCCCGGCCGGTTAGCACCCTGCCCTGATTCAAGACAGAAGCCGCCGGCATCACCTGCGATGCCGGCGGCTCTTGTTTTGAACCCCGCAACGCCCGCGCGGGCCGTGCATCATTTTGCGGCTGGCGCACGCAATGGATTCTTTTTGAGCAGGCGGAACTCGATCCCGAAATTATCCGGGTTTTCGATGCCTTGCATTGCAACATGGCTTCCGCCACTATTGTGGCAGCGATGACGTCCGCCGGCAAAATGAAGCTCGCGGGAAGATCATCGGCTCAATCATAAAACACATGAGGAATGCAGCATTATGAGGAAGGGTATTTTCCATCTGGCGACCGGCACGGCGTTCGCGCTTGCGCTGTCGGTCTCGACGGCGTCCGCGCAGAAAAAATACGATACCGGCGCGACCGACACCGAGATCAAGATCGGTCAGACCAATCCATTCAGCGGCCCCGCCTCCTCCTATGCCACGATCGGCAAGACCCAGGCGGCCTACATCAAGATGATCAACGACCAGGGCGGCGTGAACGGCCGCAAGATCAATCTGGTCCAGTATGACGACGCCTATTCGCCGCCCAAGGCGGTCGAGCAGGTGCGCAAGCTGGTCGAGAGCGACGAGGTGCTGCTCACCTTCCAACTCCTCGGCACGCCCTCGAACGCGGCGGTGCAGAAGTATCTCAACGTCAAGAAGGTGCCGCAGCTGTTCGCCGCGACCGGCGCGTCGAAGTTCACCGACCCGAAGAATTTTCCGTGGACGATGGGCTTCAACCCCAACTACTTCGTCGAGGGGCGCATCTACGGCCAGTACATCCTGAAAGAATATCCGAACGCCAAGGTCGGAATCCTCTATCAGAACGACGACCTCGGAAAGGATTACCTGAACGGCATCAAGGCCGGCCTCGGCGACAAGGCCGCGAAGATGGTGGTGGCGGAAGCCTCCTACGAAGTCTCCGATCCGACCATCGATTCGCAAATCCTCAAGATCAAGGACGCCGGCGCGGACCTGTTCTTCTCGGCGACGACGCCGAAGCCGGCGGCGCAGGCGATCAAGAAGATCCACGAGCTCAACTGGAAGCCGGTGCACATCCTCGACATCAACGCCACCTCGGTCGGCGCCGTGATGAAGCCGGCGGGCCTCGAAGCCTCCAAGGGCGTGATCAGCGTCAACTACGGCAAGGATCCACTCGATCCGACCTGGAAGGACGACCCGGGCATGAAGAAGTATTTCGAGTTCATGGCGAAGTACTATCCGGACGGCGACAAGGATTCGAGCTTCAACTCCTACGGCTACATGACCACGCAATTGCTGATCCATGTGCTGAAGGCATGCGGCGACAATCTGACCCGCGAGAACGTGTTGAAACAGGCCACCAGCCTGAAGAACGTTCAGCTCGACCTGCTGCTGCCGGGTATCTCGGTCAACACCACGCCGGACGATTATCGCGTCAACAAGCAGTTGCAGATGATGAAGTTCAACGGCGAGCGCTGGGAAATGTTCGGCCCGATCCTCGAGGACGCAGGTCCTGCGGGCTAGGCCCGGCGACCCCATCGAAACGATCGGCGGAAAGAAGCGATCGGCGGCCCCTCGGGGCCGCCGATTTTTTTGAACGCTACTTCGGTATCTCGCCGAACGTCTTGCCGACCGGCAGCACCGCGTGCCGGATCAGGCGGGAATCCTCGACCGCGGCCTGGCGGTGCTTGACAGCTTCGCGGTAGACGGGATCGCGGATCATCTCGGCGAAGGCCGCGACATCAGGATATTCGGCGATGAAGCAGTGATCCCAGCGCTCCGCCTCGGGCCCGATCAGCATCAGTTCGAACCTGCCCTGCCAGACGATGCGGCCGCCGAGCCGCTCGAACACCGGGCCGCTTTCGCGCCCATAGGCCGCGTAGGCTTCCGCGCCGGTCGCCTTGCGGCCATCGGGATAGGCGGCCTGCGCGCGTAAGCGAACCAGATTGAGCATGTGGATGGGGCCCGGCCGGTCATTGGCCTTGAATTGCGCGAACACTTCCCTGGTCGGATCGATATGGCCCATGCGGCTTTTCCCTGAAAACGCTGTCGCAGGCGCCAATCCTAACACGCCCCGCCGCACCTCCTAATCCTGCATTAACCTTTCCGTAACCGACCCTTAAACAGCCCCCGCTAGCCTGCAGCAGGACGGGTGTGAACGGCGTTTGTCATGGCGTGGGGACGGAAAAAGAGCGGCGGACGCAGGGAACCGCTGTTTGGGCTTCCGGCAGCGCTCGCGGACTTGCGGCTTTCACCGGAGGATCGCATCCCAGCCGCCGTCGACGAAGAAAAACCAAAGAAGTCAGTGCCCAAGCGCAAGCACGAAGAGGACGACGACGAGCCGCCGCCGCGCGAGCGCAAGCCGCGCGCGGCGAGAGGCGGCGCCAGGCGGCGTGCGAAATCGCGCGGCCGGTTCAGGTTCGGCCGGCTGATCTATTGGGGCGCGGTGCTTGGCCTGTGGGCGGCGATCGCGATCATCGGCGTCGTGGTCTGGGTCGGCGCACATTTGCCCGCGATTCAGTCGCTGGAAATTCCAAAGCGTCCGCCGACGATTCAGATTGTCGGTGTTGACGGCAGCCTGATGGCCTCGCGCGGCGAAATGGCCGGCACCAATGTCGCGCTGAAGGACCTGCCGCCCTATCTACCGAAGGCCTTCATCGCCATCGAAGACCGTCGCTTCTATTCGCATTACGGCATCGACCCCGTCGGCATTGCGCGCGCCGCGGTTGCCAACGTCGTGCATCGGGGCGTGTCGCAGGGTGGCTCGACGCTGACGCAGCAGCTCGCCAAAAACCTGTTCCTGACCCAGGAACGCACGATGGCGCGCAAGCTGCAGGAAGTGGAGCTGGCGCTGTGGCTGGAGCGCAAGCACTCCAAGAACGAAATTCTCGAGCTCTATCTCAACCGCGTCTATTTCGGTTCCGGCGCTTATGGCGTCGAGGCGGCTTCGCAGCGCTATTTCGGCAAATCCGCCAAGAACGTCACGGTCGCGGAGGCCGCGATGCTGGCGGGCCTCGTCAAGTCGCCGTCGCGGCTGGCGCCGAACCGCAACCCCGAAGGCGCGGAAGCGCGCGCTCAGATCGTGCTCGCGGCGATGGCGGAGTCCAAATTCATCAGCGCCGCGCAGGCCAAGGCCTCGATCGGACATCCCTCGTACAAAGTGAAGCCGGCCGGCGCCGGCACGGTCAATTACGTCGCCGACTGGATTGGCGAGGTGCTCGACGATCTCGTCGGCCAGATCGACCAGAGCATCGTGGTCGAAACCACGATCGATCCGAAGCTGCAGAGTGTCGCGGAAGCCGCCATCATCGACGAGCTCGCCGCCAAGAGCGTGAAGTTCAACGTCACGCAGGGCGCGCTGGTGGCGATGACGCCCGAGGGCGCGGTGCGCGCGATGGTGGGCGGGCGGAACTATGCCGACAGCCAGTACAACCGCGCCGTGACGGCCAAACGCCAGCCCGGCTCGGCGTTCAAGCCGTTCATCTATCTGACGGCGATCGAAGGCGGCCTGACGCCGGAATCGATCCGCCAGGACGCGCCGCTCGACCTCAAGGGCTGGCGGCCGGAGAACTACACCCATGAATATTTCGGCGCGGTGACGCTGACACAGGCGCTGGCGATGTCGCTCAACACGGTCGCGGTGCGGGTCGGCCTCGAAGTCGGACCGAAGAACGTGGTGCGGACCGCGCACCGGCTCGGCATTTCATCAAAACTCGAGGCCAATCCCTCGATCGCGCTAGGCACCTCGGAAGTGTCCGTCATCGAGCTTGTTGGGGCCTATGCGCCGTTTGCCAATGGCGGTCTCGGCGTCTCCCCGCATGTCGTGACCAAGATCCGCACCAGTGAGGGCAAGCTGCTGTATGCGCGGCAGCCCGATCAGCTCGGCCAGGTGATCGAGCCGCGCCATGTCGCGATGATGAACACGATGATGCAGGAAACGCTCTTAAGCGGCACCGCGCGCAAGGCGGAGATTCCGGGCTGGATGGCGGCCGGCAAGACCGGCACCAGCCAGGATTTCCGCGACGCCTGGTTCATCGGCTATACGGCCAACCTCGTCACCGGCGTCTGGCTCGGCAATGACGACAATTCGCCGACCAGGAAGGCGACCGGCGGCGGCCTGCCGGTGGAAGTCTGGACCCGCTTCATGCGGTCAGCGCATCAGGGCGTTCCGGTGGCCGGTTTGCCGAACGCGCAGCGCGGCGGCTTCATGTCGAACCTGTTCCAGACCGCGTCGCAGACCAGCGCCGAGCCGCAGCCGTCGGCGCCGGTCCCACAGAGCGGCGGATACCGGCCACCGCCGGCAAGAACTTCGGCGCCGCCGCCGAATCCATCGGCGCGGCCGGAAGCCGCAGCAGGGCTCGATGGCTGGCTGGTAGATCGGCTGTTTGGAAGGTAGGGCGGCGCCAGTAGCCCGGATGGAGCGAAGCGCAATCCGGGAACAGGGTTAGCTGCATTCGAGACCGTCCCCGGGTTTCGCTTCGCTCCACCCGGGCTACGATTGAGGCCTAATCCTCGACCCCGTAACGATGCAGGTCGTTGCCGTAGGTGTCGAGCCAGCGCTTGGCGCGTTCGACATGGTCGCAGATGCGGCCGACGACGCGCCAGAATCTGGGTGAGTGATTCATCTCGACCAGATGAGCCACCTCATGGGCGGCGAGATAGTCCAGCACATAGGGAGGCGCGAGGATCAATCGCCAGGAATACGACAATGAACCGGCCGAGGTGCACGATCCCCAGCGGCTCGACTGGTCGCGGATCGACACCCGCCTGACCCGCACACCGAGATCCGCCGCGTAGGCGAGCGATGCCTTGTGCAGATCCTTGCGCGCTTCGCGCTTGAGAAAGTCGTGGACGCGCCGGTCCATGTGGTCGACGTCGCCGGCCACGCACAAAACCTTCTCGCCGCTGTCGCGGGTTTCGGTCCACACCGTGCCGCGCTCGCCTGCGCGATGCACGATCCGGTGCGGCACACCGCGCAGCGGTATGACAGTGCCGGCCTGAAACGGCGCGGCCTTCGGCAAACGGCCGAGACGGGCGGCGATCCAGCCGCCATGAAGCTGCGCAAAATCCTTGGCTTCCATGATCGTGCCGCGCGGCGGCATCGTCAGGATGGCTTCGCGGTCCGTTGGATGAATGCGCAAGGTGTAACGCCGCGCGCGGCGGTGCCGCCGCAGCCGGATCGCAAAGACTTGCGAGCCGTGCTTGACCAAAAGAGTCGCGGGTTCGGCGGGCCGCCGATAAAGGAGGGCGCGAGTAGCCATATCTTGGAGTCCGGGGAGTAGGAGTTCGCCCGGATTCTGCCATATCCGCCGCCAGGGAAATCGCATCTAAATTGCTCGGCGCAAAAACAAATCATTTGCCCAATATACAGGGGCTTGGCGGCAAATGGCCTCTAGGGGATGGGGTTGGAACCCAAAATTTTGGCTGGAACCGGGGGTCAAAAACGGCCTCAAGAAGTGAGTCTGAACTCACCCCTTGATTCGGCCGAAAACTGGAATGCTTGAATCATCTCAGCAACTTATCGGCGGCTCGGAATCGATGCCGCCGGGCACTATTCGGCTGCACGGACCAATGTCGGCTTGGTAATAGCCGCTGAAATCTTGGCATTGGCCGACGACATCATGAAATCGGAGATGCGCGGCACGATTTCGGAACGGAATCGCGAACCGTTGAACACACCGTAATGTCCAACGCCCTTTTGCACGTAATGCACGCGGCGATGATCGGGAATATGCGGGCACAATGCGTGCGTCGCTTCGGTCTGGCCGAGCCCGGAGATGTCGTCTTTCTCGCCTTCCACCGTCATCAGCGCCACGCGCCGGATTTGCGACGGATCGACCAGCTTGCCGCGATGGGTCATCTCGCCCTTGGGCAGCGCGTGCTTGACGAAAACGAGGTCGACGGTCTGCAGGTAATACTCCGCCGTCAGATCCATCACCGCGAGATACTCGTCATAGAATTCGCGGTGCTTGTCGACCATGTCGCCGTCGCCCTTCACCAGATTGTTGAACAGCGACTTGTGCGCGTCGGTATGGCGATCGAGGTTCATGGTGATGAAGCCCGAGAGCTGCAGAAAGCCCGGATAGACGTCGCGCATCACGCCGGGATGCGGGAACGGCACCTTGGTAATGACATGGTTGCGGAACCATTCGATGCCGCGCTCGGCCGCGAGGTTGTTCACCGAGGTCGGATTGCGGCGGGTATCGATCGGGCCGCCCATCAGCGTCATCGACAGCGGCACGAAGGGATCGCGCGCGGCTTCCATCACGGACACCGCCGCCACCACGGGCACCGAAGGCTGGCACACCGCGATCACATGCATGTTGCCGCCGAGCACGTGCAGCATCTCGATGATGTAATCGACGTAGTCATCGAGATCGAAGCGGCCCTCGGTGAGAGGAACCATCCGCGCGTCGGACCAGTCGGTGATGTAGACTTCATGCGTCGGCAGGAACGCCTCGACCGTCCCGCGCAACAGCGTCGCGTAATGGCCGGACATCGGCGCCACGATCAGCACGCGCGGATGCGGGCTGCGCAGCGGCCGGGTCAGCTTGCGATCG includes these proteins:
- a CDS encoding DUF1330 domain-containing protein, which translates into the protein MGHIDPTREVFAQFKANDRPGPIHMLNLVRLRAQAAYPDGRKATGAEAYAAYGRESGPVFERLGGRIVWQGRFELMLIGPEAERWDHCFIAEYPDVAAFAEMIRDPVYREAVKHRQAAVEDSRLIRHAVLPVGKTFGEIPK
- a CDS encoding ABC transporter substrate-binding protein, with protein sequence MRSGILHLLAGAAVAIALSATSASAQKKYDTGASDTEIKIGQTVPFSGPASAYAGIGKTQAAYMRMINEKGGINGRKVNLIQYDDAYSPPKAVEQVRKLVEGDEVLLTFQIIGTPSNAAVQKYLNSKKVPQLLAATGASKFTDPKNFPWTMGYNPNYQSEGRIYGQYILKNHPNAKIGILYQNDDLGRDYVTGLKEALGAKAASMIVAETSYELTDPTIDSQIVKLKAAGADLLYDASTPKFAAQAIKKVADLGWKPVHILDINASPVSATLRPAGLDISKDIISTNYGKDPGDPQWKDDAGMKAYFAFMDKYYPEGDKQNTVNIYGYGTAELLVHILQQCGDDLTRENIMKQATSLKNVVGSLSLPGMVINTSPTDYRINKQMQMMKFNGERWELFGPIIEDAGPAG
- the phaZ gene encoding polyhydroxyalkanoate depolymerase, whose product is MPIGEFGGAPPLVAEGSPALTTPMYWMYELGHASLNPARAVTDATKILFQNPLNPWSHTQFGKSIAAACELFERTTRRYGKPEWGLDTTEVNGVRTPVEVRSIWEKPFCRLLHFDRKLTRPLRSPHPRVLIVAPMSGHYATLLRGTVEAFLPTHEVYITDWSDARMVPLTEGRFDLDDYVDYIIEMLHVLGGNMHVIAVCQPSVPVVAAVSVMEAARDPFVPLSMTLMGGPIDTRRNPTSVNNLAAERGIEWFRNHVITKVPFPHPGVMRDVYPGFLQLSGFITMNLDRHTDAHKSLFNNLVKGDGDMVDKHREFYDEYLAVMDLTAEYYLQTVDLVFVKHALPKGEMTHRGKLVDPSQIRRVALMTVEGEKDDISGLGQTEATHALCPHIPDHRRVHYVQKGVGHYGVFNGSRFRSEIVPRISDFMMSSANAKISAAITKPTLVRAAE
- a CDS encoding penicillin-binding protein 1A yields the protein MAWGRKKSGGRREPLFGLPAALADLRLSPEDRIPAAVDEEKPKKSVPKRKHEEDDDEPPPRERKPRAARGGARRRAKSRGRFRFGRLIYWGAVLGLWAAIAIIGVVVWVGAHLPAIQSLEIPKRPPTIQIVGVDGSLMASRGEMAGTNVALKDLPPYLPKAFIAIEDRRFYSHYGIDPVGIARAAVANVVHRGVSQGGSTLTQQLAKNLFLTQERTMARKLQEVELALWLERKHSKNEILELYLNRVYFGSGAYGVEAASQRYFGKSAKNVTVAEAAMLAGLVKSPSRLAPNRNPEGAEARAQIVLAAMAESKFISAAQAKASIGHPSYKVKPAGAGTVNYVADWIGEVLDDLVGQIDQSIVVETTIDPKLQSVAEAAIIDELAAKSVKFNVTQGALVAMTPEGAVRAMVGGRNYADSQYNRAVTAKRQPGSAFKPFIYLTAIEGGLTPESIRQDAPLDLKGWRPENYTHEYFGAVTLTQALAMSLNTVAVRVGLEVGPKNVVRTAHRLGISSKLEANPSIALGTSEVSVIELVGAYAPFANGGLGVSPHVVTKIRTSEGKLLYARQPDQLGQVIEPRHVAMMNTMMQETLLSGTARKAEIPGWMAAGKTGTSQDFRDAWFIGYTANLVTGVWLGNDDNSPTRKATGGGLPVEVWTRFMRSAHQGVPVAGLPNAQRGGFMSNLFQTASQTSAEPQPSAPVPQSGGYRPPPARTSAPPPNPSARPEAAAGLDGWLVDRLFGR
- a CDS encoding ABC transporter substrate-binding protein, which encodes MRKGIFHLATGTAFALALSVSTASAQKKYDTGATDTEIKIGQTNPFSGPASSYATIGKTQAAYIKMINDQGGVNGRKINLVQYDDAYSPPKAVEQVRKLVESDEVLLTFQLLGTPSNAAVQKYLNVKKVPQLFAATGASKFTDPKNFPWTMGFNPNYFVEGRIYGQYILKEYPNAKVGILYQNDDLGKDYLNGIKAGLGDKAAKMVVAEASYEVSDPTIDSQILKIKDAGADLFFSATTPKPAAQAIKKIHELNWKPVHILDINATSVGAVMKPAGLEASKGVISVNYGKDPLDPTWKDDPGMKKYFEFMAKYYPDGDKDSSFNSYGYMTTQLLIHVLKACGDNLTRENVLKQATSLKNVQLDLLLPGISVNTTPDDYRVNKQLQMMKFNGERWEMFGPILEDAGPAG
- a CDS encoding response regulator translates to MSNPSVISIIDDDDSVRAATRNLVRSLGYVVHTFASAGDFLRSPHLNETSCVITDVRMPEMSGLDLQAHLLAKGRTFPFIFVTAFSVESDRDRALKAGATCFLSKPFDGETLIECLETALAQNGAAASK
- a CDS encoding DUF1304 domain-containing protein, yielding MIFIANFLVAVVAALHVFFLVLEMFLWDKPLGLKVFRNEIEKARDSAVLAANQGLYNGFLAAGLVWGLLHPNPGFAFQIKVFFLLCVIVAGAYGAATVSRRILYVQAAPAALALVLLWLA